The following coding sequences are from one Coffea arabica cultivar ET-39 chromosome 11e, Coffea Arabica ET-39 HiFi, whole genome shotgun sequence window:
- the LOC113718826 gene encoding G-type lectin S-receptor-like serine/threonine-protein kinase SD2-5, with protein sequence MDWIDSNGLILLSNNSTFAFGFNSLPNVTMSQLVVIHKGSSTIIWSANRGNPIQSSDFFILDMNGNAYLKSGGITIWSTETSNKGVVAMELLDSGNLVLVGNDSSIIWQSFSHPTDTLVSNQEFTEGMKLVSNPNSDNLSYSLEIKSRDVILSALYHFPQPYWTMGMDARRITNSDGGDVVSATLNSNSWKFYNQDKVLLWHFVFSYNHDENATWVAVLGNEGFITFSLLQGDGSISASSIQIPQDLCSRPAACDPYFVCNIGGKCLCPSVLPSCTQGSVSFCDRSQDSVELVDAGDSLSYFALGFIPPSSKTDLHGCKASCQGNCSCAAMFFDDSGNCFLFDQIGSLQHSSNGRQYAAYIKVLTNASGGANQGGGGINKTRLVIVIVIVISSVLAILGLLYAGYQYHQTKNKALPESPRESSEEEIFLENLSGMPVRFSYNDLQTATDNFSKKLGQGGFGSVYWGILPDGTKLAVKKLESIGQGRKEFRAEVSIIGSIHHLHLVRLKGFCAEGNDRLLVYEYMGNGSLDRWLFQKNKREFVLDWETRYSIALGTAKGLAYLHEDCVVKIVHCDIKPENVLLDDHFLAKVSDFGLAKLMTREESNVFTTIRGTRGYLAPEWITNRAISEKSDVYSYGLVLLEIIGGRKAFVPSEFSEKSHFPSYAFKMFKDGKLNDIIDASLKIDEKDERASTAIKVALWCIQDEMSLRPSMAKVVQMLEGICPVPPPPPSSQLGSRLYAGFFNSMSVEGAGALPGPPKSNNDAYLSAVRLSGPR encoded by the coding sequence ATGGACTGGATAGACAGTAATGGGTTGATTCTTCTTTCCAACAATTCGACTTTCGCATTTGGTTTCAATTCCCTACCAAATGTCACTATGTCTCAACTTGTGGTTATTCACAAGGGCAGCTCAACGATCATTTGGTCTGCTAATAGAGGCAATCCAATTCAAAGTTCAGATTTCTTCATACTCGACATGAACGGGAATGCTTACCTGAAAAGTGGGGGAATCACTATTTGGTCCACAGAAACCTCTAACAAAGGAGTTGTAGCAATGGAATTGCTGGATTCAGGGAATTTGGTACTTGTTGGCAATGATAGCAGTATAATATGGCAGAGCTTTAGCCATCCCACTGATACCCTCGTGTCGAATCAGGAGTTCACTGAAGGAATGAAACTTGTAAGCAATCCCAACTCCGATAATTTGAGCTACTCTCTTGAGATAAAGTCTAGAGATGTAATTCTATCAGCACTTTATCATTTCCCACAGCCTTATTGGACCATGGGAATGGATGCCAGAAGAATCACTAACTCAGATGGGGGGGATGTGGTATCTGCAACTCTTAATAGCAATTCTTGGAAGTTTTATAATCAAGATAAAGTGTTACtttggcattttgttttctcttataaTCATGATGAAAATGCCACATGGGTGGCAGTTTTGGGAAATGAAGGTTTCATCACTTTCAGCCTTCTTCAGGGTGATGGTTCCATTAGTGCCTCCTCGATACAAATACCACAAGATCTGTGCAGTAGACCTGCAGCTTGCGATCCATATTTTGTTTGTAACATCGGAGGCAAATGCCTATGCCCTTCAGTCCTTCCTTCTTGCACACAAGGTAGTGTCTCATTCTGCGATAGGTCACAGGACTCTGTGGAGCTTGTTGATGCAGGGGATAGTCTTAGTTACTTTGCTCTTGGTTTTATTCCACCCTCTTCTAAAACAGACTTACATGGCTGCAAAGCCTCTTGCCAAGGAAACTGCTCTTGTGCTGCTATGTTCTTTGACGACTCAGGAAACTGTTTTTTGTTTGATCAGATAGGAAGCTTGCAGCACTCCAGTAACGGTCGTCAATATGCTGCTTATATTAAGGTCTTGACCAATGCAAGTGGTGGGGCAAATCAAGGAGGTGGTGGAATTAACAAAACACGCCTTGTGATTGTCATCGTGATTGTGATCTCAAGTGTGCTCGCTATTCTAGGTCTCCTTTATGCAGGTTATCAGTACCACCAGACGAAAAACAAGGCATTGCCTGAATCCCCTAGAGAGTCTTCGGAGGAggaaatttttttggaaaatttatcGGGAATGCCAGTTCGTTTTAGCTACAATGATCTTCAGACTGCAACTGATAACTTCAGCAAGAAGCTTGGTCAAGGTGGTTTTGGTTCAGTTTATTGGGGGATTCTCCCTGATGGAACTAAATTGGCTGTGAAGAAATTGGAAAGCATTGGACAAGGGAGGAAAGAATTTCGAGCTGAAGTTAGTATTATTGGGAGCattcatcatcttcatttggTCAGGCTTAAAGGCTTTTGTGCTGAAGGAAATGACCGTCTTCTTGTGTACGAGTACATGGGAAATGGATCTCTTGATAGATGGCTTTTCCAGAAGAATAAAAGGGAATTCGTGTTGGATTGGGAAACTAGATACAGCATTGCACTTGGAACAGCTAAAGGTCTGGCTTACCTCCATGAAGATTGTGTAGTGAAGATCGTTCACTGTGATATAAAGCCTGAGAATGTTCTTCTTGATGACCACTTTCTGGCAAAAGTCTCAGATTTTGGTCTTGCTAAGCTTATGACTCGAGAGGAGAGCAATGTTTTCACCACAATAAGGGGAACAAGGGGGTATCTTGCACCAGAATGGATCACAAACCGCGCCATATCAGAGAAGAGCGATGTTTACAGTTATGGCCTAGTGCTGCTTGAGATAATTGGGGGTCGAAAGGCCTTCGTTCCGTCAGAGTTCTCAGAGAAATCCCATTTTCCATCATATGCTTTTAAAATGTTCAAAGATGGAAAACTGAACGACATCATTGATGCAAGTTTAAAGATAGATGAAAAAGATGAGAGAGCTTCTACAGCAATTAAAGTTGCTTTGTGGTGCATACAGGATGAAATGTCCCTAAGACCATCAATGGCCAAGGTAGTTCAGATGCTGGAAGGAATCTGTCCTGTCCCTCCACCACCACCTTCTTCCCAGCTAGGGTCACGACTTTATGCAGGTTTCTTCAATTCAATGAGCGTTGAGGGCGCTGGTGCCTTACCGGGGCCTCCAAAGAGCAACAATGATGCTTATCTTTCGGCTGTTAGGCTTTCAGGGCCAAGATAG